The following nucleotide sequence is from Prosthecobacter sp..
CAGGAAATCATTCGCATCGAACTCATCATCTGATTTCAGCGTCACCGTAGCATTCAGCCAGCCGAGCAGTGCCTCGCCATCGGCATACACTTCGTAATCGACGGCCATCGGATTGCGCCGGGCTTGCTCATCGGTCATGAGGCTGGCGAACAACTCGTCCAGGCCGGTTTCCTGACGCGGCGAGGCAGTGACGACCTTCGCCAGCGGGAATTCCTTTGTCAAAACGCCTCGCAGCTCTTCGCGCTGCGTGTCGTCGATGAGATCGCTTTTGCTGATGACGATGATGTCGGCTTCTTCGAGCTGCTTCTTGAAGATGTAGGCCACCTTCGCCGAAAACGTGCCGCCTGCATCGAGACCAAACACACGCCGCGCACGAATCGGGTCCACCAGCACGCTGAGTGGCGCGATGGTGAAGGAATCGCCATACATGCGGCGCAGCGGATACGTCACCGTCGCCACGAGATCCGTGCAGCTCCCCACCGGCTCGGCGATGAAGACATCGGGCTTGGAGTCGTTCGTGAGCTTGCTGGCGGCATCGACGAGCGTGTTGAAACGGCAGCAGAAGCAGCCGCCCGCGATTTCCTCCGTCGCGTAGCCCTGGCCGCGCAGCAGTTTCGTGTCCACGAGTCCGCCCGCCTGATCATTCGTGATGAGGCCGACTTTGAGGCCCTGATCGCTCAAATGCCGCGCCAGACGGCCGACGGTGGTGGTTTTGCCGGCTCCGAGGAAGCCGCCGATCATGATATAGCGCGCGCGTTGGGACATTCAGTTTTGTATTTGCCAGATGTGGCAAATAAACAAGCGCCAATTGCCTTTCTTGCACAAAAATCCTCCGCGCTGTATTCCCTCCCCATGCCCGGACGCAAATCATTCGACTGCCTCAGCGCCATGCGCGCGCTGGGCGAGCCGACCCGGCTGCGCCTCGTGCGCCAGCTCATCGCCGGGGCAAAGCCCGTGACCGAGCTATGCGAAGCACTCCACGTCACGCCCTACAACGTCTCCAAGCACCTCCGCGTCCTCAAAGAGGCCGGCCTGCTCGAAGTCGAAAAACAGGGCCAGCAGCGCATCTACGCCCTCGCCGCCGCCTTTCGCGAGAAGCTCTCGAACAACTCGAAAACTCTCGACCTCGGCTGCTGCCAGTTTCATTTCGACAAGCTGCCGGAGTAGCGATGGAGGCGCGTCAAGGCGGCTGCGTCGTCAAGTTGAGTCAAGATGGTCAAGAGTCGTGCGTTAAGACATCCCGCCACCTTATTGATCTTTGCCCCCTTGACCCTCCCCATGATCCGCGCCGCCTTTTTTCTCTTCGCCCTTTGCCCTTCGCTCTTCGCCGCAGCCAAACCCAACGTCCTGCTCATCTGCGTCGATGATTTGAAGCCCCTCCTTGGATGCTACGGCGACAAGGTGGTCAAATCACCGAACATCGACCGACTGGCGACGCGGGGCGTTTTGTTTGAGAAGGCGTTTTGCAATCAGGCGGTGTGCTCACCGTCGCGCAATGCGCTCACGACCGGTTTGCGGCCGCAGACGCTCGGCATTTATGACCTGCCGACGAATTTCCGCAAAAGCGCGCCTGATGCGGTGACGCTGCCGCAGTATTTCAAGGCGAACGGCTACCGCGCCGAAGGCCTCGGCAAAATCTTCCACGTCGGTCATGGCAATGTGAATGACGAGGCCTCGTGGAGCGTGCCGCATTACAGTCCGAAGACGATCAGCTACGCGCTGAAGGAAAACAATCCGCCGGAATCGACCCGCGAGCAGGCGCTGTTTGAAAACAAGAAGGAGGCCTGGAAGCTGCCGCGTGGTGCGCCCGCTGAAAACGCCGACGTGCCGGACAATCGCTACGGCGACGGCATGATCGCCGACGAGGCCATCAAACGGCTCGCAGCGGCCAAAGCGAAGCCGGACGAGCCGTTTTTCCTCGCCGTGGGCTTTTTGAAGCCGCATCTGCCGTTCGTGGCGCCAAAGAAGTACTGGGATCTGTACGATCCCGCGTCCTTCAAGCTGCCGGAGCTGCAAAAAGCGCCTGAAGGAGCACCCGAGTTCGCGCCGAGTTCCTGGGGCGAGCTGCGGCAATACAAGGACATGCCGGAAAAAGGCCCCGTGACGACCGAGCAGGCGATCCATCTCATCCACGGCTACCACGCGGCCACCAGCTACATGGACGCGCAGCTCGGCAAGGTGCTGGATGCGCTCGACGCGAATGGCTTCACTGAAAACACGATCATCGTGTTCTGGGGCGACCACGGCTGGCATCTCGGCGACCACGGCATGTGGTGCAAGCACACGAACTACGAGCAGGCTGCGCGCATTCCCGTTATCGTCGCCGCTCCAGGCATCGCGGGTGGCCAGCGCACGCAGGCACTCGTCGAATCGTGTGACATCTATCCCACGCTCGCCGAACTCTCTTCCCTGCCTGCTCCCGCGAAACTCGACGGTCGCAGTTTTGCCTCCGTTTTGAAGAATCCAGCCACCAGCGTCCGCGATCATGCCATCCATGTTTATCCACGCGGCGAAGGATTGATCGGGCGTGCCATCCGCACACAGCGACATCGTCTTGTTGAATGGAAAAAACCCGGCGCGGCTGCTGAAACGGCCATTCTCGAACTCTACGACTATGAGGCCGATCCCGCCGAGACGAAGAACCTTGCAGCCTCGCAGGCCGAAATCGCCGCGGAGCTTCGTAAACTCCTCGCCACCCATCCCGAGGCCAAACCACAGATATCAAACAAGACCGAGACGAAAAAAGCCGAAACCAAGAAGCCGACTCAAGATCGCGGCAAGATGTTCGACCAACGCGACAAGGACAAAGACGGCCAGCTCACGAAGGAAGAGTTCCTTCTCAACCAGCCCGATCCCGACGAGGCTCCGAAGCGATTCCCCAAATTCGACGTGGATGGCAACGGCACGCTAAACCGAGAGGAGTTTGTCAAAAGCGGGAAGAAGTGACGCCAGCACTACACCGCGCCACCACCCTCGCGATACGCAGAGGGTGAGAGCCCGGTGTGGCGGCGAAACCAGGCCGTGAAATGCGAAGCGTGACGGAAGCCGAGCGCGAAGGCTGTTTCTTTGAGTGTGTCTTGATCAGCGATGATGCGCTCACGCGCGGCATCAAGACGCCGACGTTCCAAAAAAGAGCGCAGGCCCATGCCGAGGTGCTGCTGGAGGACTTGATCGGCACGGCGGACACCAAGCGGGAATTCGGACGGCAAAGTCGGTGTGATTTGGTCGAGCGGGCGTGAATTCAACCACGCCACGAGCTGATCGACCCGCCGACGGTTTGTTGGTGCGCGGGATTCGGGCTGAATATCGAGTTGGCGAAGCGTTTCGATGAAAACAACGAACCACGCGGCAAACTCCGCCTCGTGAGCCGCCCAACCGGCCAGCGAACGAATTTTGGGCATGACCGCGTCGCGAAAA
It contains:
- a CDS encoding metalloregulator ArsR/SmtB family transcription factor, which gives rise to MPGRKSFDCLSAMRALGEPTRLRLVRQLIAGAKPVTELCEALHVTPYNVSKHLRVLKEAGLLEVEKQGQQRIYALAAAFREKLSNNSKTLDLGCCQFHFDKLPE
- a CDS encoding GTP-binding protein is translated as MSQRARYIMIGGFLGAGKTTTVGRLARHLSDQGLKVGLITNDQAGGLVDTKLLRGQGYATEEIAGGCFCCRFNTLVDAASKLTNDSKPDVFIAEPVGSCTDLVATVTYPLRRMYGDSFTIAPLSVLVDPIRARRVFGLDAGGTFSAKVAYIFKKQLEEADIIVISKSDLIDDTQREELRGVLTKEFPLAKVVTASPRQETGLDELFASLMTDEQARRNPMAVDYEVYADGEALLGWLNATVTLKSDDEFDANDFLKRLATNVQGRLQLAGVEIAHFKMTFSPDDGIAGELASINLVRSDYVAELGMELDEPTTGGQLIINLRAEADPASLMEAVKAGLVATASQIFGLQATLDHEEHFRPGKPTPTHRDG
- a CDS encoding sulfatase-like hydrolase/transferase; translated protein: MIRAAFFLFALCPSLFAAAKPNVLLICVDDLKPLLGCYGDKVVKSPNIDRLATRGVLFEKAFCNQAVCSPSRNALTTGLRPQTLGIYDLPTNFRKSAPDAVTLPQYFKANGYRAEGLGKIFHVGHGNVNDEASWSVPHYSPKTISYALKENNPPESTREQALFENKKEAWKLPRGAPAENADVPDNRYGDGMIADEAIKRLAAAKAKPDEPFFLAVGFLKPHLPFVAPKKYWDLYDPASFKLPELQKAPEGAPEFAPSSWGELRQYKDMPEKGPVTTEQAIHLIHGYHAATSYMDAQLGKVLDALDANGFTENTIIVFWGDHGWHLGDHGMWCKHTNYEQAARIPVIVAAPGIAGGQRTQALVESCDIYPTLAELSSLPAPAKLDGRSFASVLKNPATSVRDHAIHVYPRGEGLIGRAIRTQRHRLVEWKKPGAAAETAILELYDYEADPAETKNLAASQAEIAAELRKLLATHPEAKPQISNKTETKKAETKKPTQDRGKMFDQRDKDKDGQLTKEEFLLNQPDPDEAPKRFPKFDVDGNGTLNREEFVKSGKK
- a CDS encoding helix-turn-helix domain-containing protein, coding for MPKTIPADAWRSLRHEWLWVYRGAVPTCDVWSAEIPVPPGVFFVERGEVRIRADGNEMAVSRGQAFFSAPGLRRHWFAKNTRLLSVGFRIAWPDGTPLFRSGLNFATKSPKLRLATLELFRRVHRGKKSVGFRDAVMPKIRSLAGWAAHEAEFAAWFVVFIETLRQLDIQPESRAPTNRRRVDQLVAWLNSRPLDQITPTLPSEFPLGVRRADQVLQQHLGMGLRSFLERRRLDAARERIIADQDTLKETAFALGFRHASHFTAWFRRHTGLSPSAYREGGGAV